From the genome of Natrinema marinum:
CCTCGAACGACCGGTGGGAGACGACCGTCGACGTCTCGCAGGGCACGTCGTAGGCGTCGGCCCGCTTCCGGACGTCCGCCATGCGCTCTTCGGATTCGGCGACGATCCGTTCGGTCTGGCCGGCCCCGTAGCGCATCGACGTCCGGTTGGGCATCTGGACGACGTGGACGGCGTGGATGATCGCGTTCTCGCGGCCGCTGGCCAGCGTGCAGGCGAAGTCGACGATCGCCGACTCGGTCCGCGGGTTCGCGATGGGGACGAGGATACGATAGGCGTCCTCGTCGTCGCCGTGAATCTCGGTCGTGTTGATCAGCGGCACATAGGAGCGGCCCGCGTAGCCGCCGAACACCCACTCCCCGATCGAGAGCTGTCTGTCGGCGCCCTCGAAGCGGGCCGACTCGAGGCGGTGTTCGCTGGTCTGGAAGTAGTTGACGACGGTGACGAGGGCGATGCCGCCGATGGTGTTGCCCAGCAGGACCGGGAGGACGAAGCCGTAGAGCCCGGTCAAGAGGGCGAGTTCGCCGGCCAGCACCAGATACACCATCTCGGTAAAGGAGACGACGACGTGGAACAGGTCGCCCAGCGGGATGGCGAGGAAGGCCATGTAGACGACGACGAGCCGCGAAATTGTGTCGCGGGAGGCGTAGACGATCCAGACGACGCCGGCAACGATCAGGCCCGCGAAGGCCGCCTTCGAGAAGAGGGTCCACCACGCCGTCTCGACGCCGTGTCGGGAGAGTTCCATCGCGGCGTCCCTTGCTGCCTCGTCGAAGACGCCGCCGTACGAGAGCGCGATCGCGCCCAGGGCGCCGCCGGTGAAGTTGCCCGCCAGCACGATCGTCCAGTGTCGCAGCAAGGCGGGAACGCTGGCCAGCCGTTCCAGAGTCAGCGCGACCGGCGGCAGCGTGTTCTCGGTGTACAGTTGGTAGCCGCCGATGATGATATAGATGAAGCCGAGCGGATAGAGGAGTTTGCTCAGGATCGGATGGCCGTCGGTCGAGGCCGTCAGCGAGGCGTAGAGCAAGAACGTGATGGTGATCGCGAAGCCGGCCGCTAGACCGCTGAAGAACAGTTCGCGGCTTCCGGACGTGATCTCCTCGTCGGCCGCGGCGACGATCCGCTGGAAGATCTCGTCGGAGGAAAACCGGTCGCGGACGACCGCGCCGACCGCCGGTGCACCGCTTCTGGACCGCTCGACGGCCTCGCGGACCTGTTCCTGGTCGGTCCGGTCTCGGTCCGGTCGGCGTCGCTCGACCGGCGCGGAGTCCGTACGCCGCTGGTCGGGAGGATCGCGCTCGCTCATTGTCAGGTACGAACCCGTAACGAGACGACGCGTTTAGTATCTGTTATTAGCGGCCGTTACTGGGGTCGCGGTCGGTGAGAGCGCCGACCGATCTCGAGCCGTCGAGCGCCTCACCCGGCTCGAGGCCTACAGCGAGTCGGGGTCGAGTCGGCCGACGCCCGACCGAAGTGCGAGGAATGCGGCGACGCCGAGCAGACAGTAAACCCCGAGCAGCCCCCAGGTCGTCGCCGTCTGGGTGCCGATGGCGAACTTCGCGACGGTGTTCGCGGGGTGTTCGGGCAGCACCGTCGCGACGACCAGCGCGCCGACGGTGGCCACCGAGTAGAGCAGTTGGGCCTGTCGTCTGTCGGGTGCCCACAGCGCGACCGCGACGCCGCCGGCGACGACGAGCAGCGACAGCGCGGCCACCAGCACGATCAGCGCCGCGGGGCTCGCGATCGAGGTGCCGTTGATCGACAGCAAGAGGAGCCAGGCGACCGCCTGAATCGGTGCCAGCCCCGCCGTCGCCAGCAGCTTCGCGTCGATCACGTCCGCCAGCGAGAGTGGCGCGACCCGGAGTAACTCGAGGGTGCCCCGCTGGCGCTCCTCGATGAGCGAGTCGACGGCGATCGAGCCGCTGATGAACACCGGCAGGAACAGCAAGAGTGGCAGCAACACGGTGTAGGTGAAGCCGACGTACGGGCTCGCGCCGACCTCGTCCGGAACGGGGAGCGGCGCTCGCTCGAGGCGGCCAGCGTTGGCGTTTCGCTCGCGCTCGACGCGCTCGACTTGCTCTAAGGTGTCCCGAAGCTGGACGACGAGCAGCGTCGTCCGAATCCCTTCCTCGGGCGCGGTGACTCTGACGCTAAGCCGTCCATCGTCGTT
Proteins encoded in this window:
- a CDS encoding ABC transporter permease, whose translation is MSRERVSDGGSGSSWGSRWAVARRELRSLRSEKTIILALAIQLFIAAFSSFLVVGLVSLYDPGSVDGYQAEIAVTGDDPDTLLAVADDRDGVSAAFYEDRSAAYEAFDTGRVTAVLDANRNDDGRLSVRVTAPEEGIRTTLLVVQLRDTLEQVERVERERNANAGRLERAPLPVPDEVGASPYVGFTYTVLLPLLLFLPVFISGSIAVDSLIEERQRGTLELLRVAPLSLADVIDAKLLATAGLAPIQAVAWLLLLSINGTSIASPAALIVLVAALSLLVVAGGVAVALWAPDRRQAQLLYSVATVGALVVATVLPEHPANTVAKFAIGTQTATTWGLLGVYCLLGVAAFLALRSGVGRLDPDSL
- a CDS encoding formate/nitrite transporter family protein is translated as MSERDPPDQRRTDSAPVERRRPDRDRTDQEQVREAVERSRSGAPAVGAVVRDRFSSDEIFQRIVAAADEEITSGSRELFFSGLAAGFAITITFLLYASLTASTDGHPILSKLLYPLGFIYIIIGGYQLYTENTLPPVALTLERLASVPALLRHWTIVLAGNFTGGALGAIALSYGGVFDEAARDAAMELSRHGVETAWWTLFSKAAFAGLIVAGVVWIVYASRDTISRLVVVYMAFLAIPLGDLFHVVVSFTEMVYLVLAGELALLTGLYGFVLPVLLGNTIGGIALVTVVNYFQTSEHRLESARFEGADRQLSIGEWVFGGYAGRSYVPLINTTEIHGDDEDAYRILVPIANPRTESAIVDFACTLASGRENAIIHAVHVVQMPNRTSMRYGAGQTERIVAESEERMADVRKRADAYDVPCETSTVVSHRSFEDVFATAERERSDLVLLGWGTDRPWSSGRAERRISELTSNLPCDFLILKDRELDTSRVLLATAGGPDSDLSAEVAQTLQTKIGADVTLLHVVAGPDDREAGEQFLADWAAERDLEDAELVVDDSGDVEDTICRAAADHPLVLLGATEEGVISRLMTDSLHMDVVNEVEGSVLLAERPSDRNVFERLFGHW